The Papilio machaon chromosome 15, ilPapMach1.1, whole genome shotgun sequence region TGGACGTAGAGGAAGGCGAGGACAAGCAAAGTGTGGCCAGCAAGCCGGCTTCTCCACGGCACTTGGAAGAAAACAGCACAGACCACCACACCAGTGACATGGAACTTGACAGTATTCACATGGACTCGCCAAAATCCATTGCTGAAAAAGATCAagtaataaatgaaacatCTACTGCTGAAAAACCCAACCAAGAAGAAAATACTAAGGCTGAGGATGTTCCTGAAGTTCGGAATGTAAATTCAGAGGATAAAGTAACTACATTAGTAACCAGTGAACACAAGGATGACGTAAGTAAATCAATAGAAGGCAGGAACGGTGAAATAGTTGACCCTGTAAAACCAACTCTCGATGACAAGGATACAATAGTTATTTCTGAATCTGATGACAACAACAGCCAGAGTTGTCCATTGCCTTCTCCAAAGCCTAACAATTTGCTGCCTCCACCTCATTCAACTGAGATTCAACCTCCTGTAGTTGAAGAAAGCACAAgtcctattaaaattttaccagTGGTTTCTACAGAAAACTCTCATATTGTTATAGATGCTAAAATCTCAGACCAAGTACCTAATAACAGACCACCCGTTGATTTAATTGTTCCAAAAATTCATCACATTGAAACAATAGTTGTTGAAGGAGAATCAGATAATTCCACCTCACCATCGACGACCATTTCTCCAAAGAAAAATGAGGATTCTATTATTAGTGAGagcaaacaaaagaaacaagaggaagaaaacaaagaaacaGTTTCTGAACAGAAGAAATGCGAAGTCCGGAAAGAGACAGTTATTCAACAACAAGTCACTGAAGAACTTAAGCCACCAGAGAAAAAGTCTCCTAACAAAATAGAAGCAATTGTTCAAAATCTAGATCCTAATAGAGACTTGGTAACTAACATAAAGAAACCGGATCCACCAAAAATAGATTCGATGGCAGAGCTTGAAGTGAGAAATAAACCACAACTTCCAATGATCAGTAAGGAGAGTGACTTGCCTTTCAGAAGTGATACCACCACCAGTATGAGGAAAGACGAAATTGTCATCTCTAGAAATGTCGTGGAGAGTAACATGCAGACTTACCATAATGCTGTCAGCAACTCGATGACGATTCAACCTATTAattcgtatttaaataatagaccCACTGTCACCAAGGAATCGCAAGGGGTACAGACGGATAAGGTTCCTCATAAGATAAACGAGCACAACCGTATcataaatagtataaatgaTACTCCAATTGTAAGTAAATGTACGACAAAATTAGAGGTACCCCATCCAATTACTTCTCCGGTTATAAATCCAGTCATACCGAAAATTCCGAATGTGACCGACATAAACTTTCTACCGCGCTGTCAGAGCGCTAACGCCGCAGTTAACCTAGGCCTAGACAGACCCGACTTGGACACGAGTTATACAAACAGCAATCCATTGCATAACCCGTTAGCTGCCACTATGAATATAATACACGCTAATGCTCATGACGTTAAAAACGATCTCAATCAGAAGCCGAGGGAGAAAAGCAAGCTACGTGACGTCAGGGTCAACTCTGCGCACAGCAAACTGGAGAAAACTGATAAGAAAACATCAAAAAACGAGACTCCGAGAAGTACGCCCGagctaaaaatgttttttccgGAGCACAATGTCAACTCGCGAAAACCGGAGACGTCTGTCCCTATAAACGTTATAAATAGCGTGCCCGTCACCAGCAAAGCGGAAGCCAAGCCCGCCAACGAGACACCGAAGAAACaagatttttacaaaaaggAGAAATCGAATGCCGCCAAGTGCGACTCGAAGAATAGTTCAACTAAACATGACAAGGGCTGTCCGGTCCAATTGAATCTTAAACCAGATCAAAAcgatttgaataaaatgctGCCAAAATTTAAGTACGATAATGACCAACTCATTCCGAAAGCAGACTACACTATGAATCAGATCCCCAACTACCACACCACTCATGCTCAGTACCAGTGGTCAGCATGGGACCCGCGGCTCCAGGGCACATGGGATCCCAACCGGTTCCTGGACATGAAGAGCAACGATAAGAACTATTTAGACAAGTTTCAGGGTTTCAACCTTCCGCATCTAGATCAGATGCAAAAGTCTCCCCAGAAACTTCCAAAATATGACCAAAAAGATTTCCACAACCTCGCATACGGCGCCCTGTCGAGTGGGATCTATGGGGCAACCGGATTGCCGCATTTCAAGGAGACCAAGATTCCCACCTCGAAAGCGGAATGCGCTCAGAAATCTGAGTGCAAGCCAAGCAAGCAGTCGAAAACGACGACGGCTTGCCAGACGCAGTGCGACTCGAAAAAGTCTCAGGCCCAGGCGCAGAGCGCGGCGGAGGCCCAGCTGAAGCAGATGATGCAACGGCAGGTGAACAAGCAACAGGAGGTGGCGACGAGTTGCGCGGAGTTCAGGCAGCAGAGTCCCCAGGTGCTCACCTCGCCCGGCTGCAAGACGCCCTTCAACCAGAACGGGCCCTGCGGCCAAGAGAAGACGGAGATCGAGAAGAAATCGCGACAGCAATCGAAGAAAGAGGAATCGTCAAAAGACAGCAGCAAGGAGGAGATGTGCGAGGCGGTGAGCCCGGCGCTGCAGTCGATGGGCGTGTACACTCCGGACTCGACGAGCAACTCGGTGCATTCTGTGCAGTACCCCGCGTGCGAGCTGGACGTGAGCCAGCTGGGGCTGGAGTCGCCCACCAGCATAGGCTCCGATCTCGCTTCGCCTTGCTCCATGATGCACATGCACCCCGCGCCCAGTCCGCAGTACCCGCACTCCTCTATACACATACCCTCCATCATGGCGCAGACCAACCAGCCCGCCAAGCAACAGAAGATCAACAATCGAAACAGGTTAGTTTCACATTCACTTATGTGtacttctttattaatttaaggtaTAAGAATTGGAGGGCACTATCCATTgcataatatgttatatacacTTAAAAGGTGGTagctattaatattaattatgtgaGTGTGTGTTGTGTTGCAGGAGCGGTGCGCAGAGCGGGGCCGGCGCGGACAGCAAGGCACTGCGCGGCGCCGCCACACCGCCCGCACGGCACCGCGCCACGCCGCCACACCAGGCACACGGTGAGCTCAACTTTACTTATGTAGCACGTTATCAATACATTCTAAGAAGACTAGCGAGCATCTCGGATTTTTTTGGACTAATGATAtatgacatttaatttttttaataaacaaactaCTTGTCTATCTCTACTTATTATGATctgtataattaattgatgtgtctattgtttatatgttttaatattgtatatgtTTGTAGTAGTGTCGGGCACTAACGTGTCGTCGCTGTATGCAGGcggcgtgggcgtgggcgtgggcggTGTGGGGGGCGGGGCGATGcagggcgggggcggggcgggcgcgggcggcggTTACCAGGGCGGGTACCTCTCGTTCCAGCAGCAGCAGCAATACCACGGCGGCTGGGCACCTTCATGTTCGCTCACGAAGCTGCAGCAGATGGCCGAGGCGCCGCAGCACCATCCGCCGCACACGCCGCCCGCTCCAAATGCACCGCAGGTACACCACATACcattgaaatttttacaaaagctTTTTTACCTTTGCCtttcattgaaatttttataagttttgaggtttaaaataaataatttgtgtaaaaattaGAATGGTTAGTTATTTGTTTAactatattgtaatatttttgtttagtacGGTCAGCAGTCGGGCACGCCGCCGGGCGGGCACTACCACGCAGCCAAGTACTACACGCCCGCACACAACCAGCTCGAGTCTCCGAGGAACGCGAGGAACGCACCAAgtatgtatttgttatttttacttatagaaattatcaaaaagttcattttgtttttatgaggTATAAATTGACcagcaaatttttttttgtaatatttgagGTAAATATGTCACTTGTAgtactattattaataaataagccATTCCCTTcgttaatacataatttttttgttattattgttgtaaaatacaatgtatatCCACAGGTAATCTGAGTCCGATGCAGCACATGCAGATGGCGCCGGGGTCGCGCATGTCACCAAACATCAACACGCACATCATCAGTCAGTACGGACTGAATGGGTACCGTGTGCCTCCGCAGCAGCAGTTCAACAATCTGCAGATGATGAACGTGCAGCCAGGTGTTCAGTATGGTGGTGCAGATCCTCGTGCTCAGCAGCCCAACGTGTACGCCTATGCCGGATACATTAATCCGCCACCTCCACCTCTCGCCATGCAGACCCTCAACTCCACCATGCGCCGGTAGCGCCCCCACACTCCACAGACCCAtcaataataactatatttatatatttgtcaaACATTATcggttatctttattttattttatcttaatttggATGATCACTTTTCCGAGGAATCAcatgttaaagttaaattgcattttaatttctcatatgttttattaaaatgaatttactgTTTAAAGTAAAGTgatttgtaaaatgaaataactgaTATTTATTGTCCAAAAACTCAAAATAACCTAAAGAGATGTGTACATTTTCAAAgacttaagtatttatttatgtctcTTGTGATGAAGTGtttcgtattatttttgtgtagTGATATTGGTGCGTATTGTGAATATTGGTGAAGTGTTTTACACAAATCTACAGTGCCCGATGACACTCAAATTTGACCAAAAACAACGGATTGTATAGTTTAAGGTATAGtacaaataatgataatgcttttttgtttatattagtttgtatataaatttttttttgattaacaTAAAACACCACTTTGGTTGCCTTAACGAACATGCAAACAGAACCGTGTGATTGGTTTGTACTGTGAGAAGTTTACATCACATTATTGTGCAATTAGTGAAAGTATAGACACTAACAGCGATGTCACATGAAGTAATATAGCCaacgtataaataaatatcgagCCATTCTAAtgctcaaaaatatttaaatacaaatcttcTATATTAAAAGTTCTACATTGGTATGTATATTTGTTCGTTAGCCACATTACAACCTGCGGCATTTCTGTTATAAACTGACTTTCTTTAGTCTACAAAGATGATggaatatttgtattttgttatcttATTAGTGTGTTCATCACAATGTGGACTGTGTGCTTGTTTTACacataaatatgtactattaaataaatatggcagCTTTTGTATATCTCGTGTTGAGAGACCCCCCGTAATCTACTCATACTTATGTCCGTTTCGAAGCTGAGtaaagtacaaaatttcatataaattgtatttgataCTGTTTGTAATTGGGTGAGGATAGTGTAAGGTGTAGTGCAATAAGTTTATTCTACGAGTGTTTTTTATCGGAGAGAGACCCCAATGTGATAGTCTACCGAGTGAAGTGCAGTAGGGCTGCGGAGATTTCGCCGCGTACATAAAGAGATattgtacattaaattaagatttaacaAGTGGAGGAGACAATTAACTTGATAGTTATAACTTTGGTCAGGTAAATCCTGTTGGTCTGATGTTTTTCGTCTTAGTTTCCACTGCAATaatacatgtacaaaaacatcttatcgaaaaaacaaatatcaatatgtttttgcaattgttttgacagtgaaaacctgtattaaaatacaaaatgtaaatattatcaaatttgtaactaattatttattcagttcattgaatcattattttatttgttagctgccatcaatttataaaatgtaagtcggcataatttatatttcaaaatgaatgattttgtattttatttatttactagctgtcgcccgcgactccgtccgcgcgcagttaaaaaaaaaatgaaaaatagatgttggccgattctcagacctactgaatatgctcacaaaatttcatgagaatcggtcaagccgtttcggaggagtacgggaacgaaaactgtgacacgagaattttatatattagattaaaaacaaagttggCTATCGAATAAGATTTGAGATGAACACTTTGCTTCTGGTGGTATATCTCTTTGTGTACGCGGCGCAGGATCCGATCTGAAATCATAATAATTTCCAAAGAAACTATTAAGTATTAAGTGTTTGAATTATGTTGCGAGTGCAATCATCTTGAATATGTCCAAATTGTAGATTTGATGTGAATTTATTTGGGACCTCTCGGCACCTATCTGTATATCCTGTTTGCGGACGCGAGACCTTGTTTATGTACATTTCTCTGTAcagttgttttaatattattttctttataaattttgtctgTTCTTTGAAGTGCCTCATCTCCTGTATGCTTAATTTCTATGTAAgatattgtaaattgaatgCTTTTACTTAATGAAGGCTGTATCCATACACGAGTAGGGTATTTGTATATGATGACGTCATATCGCTGCCCTCCCCTTCCTGAGCCTCTAGCGGGTGGGGGGGCGGCCCAGCAGacggttttaatttaatttttttttttaacattttgtattcttattttttacgatgaaatagcttttaattgttttacgtTACTGCTAGTTAGTTTTTGTAAGGTTCGTTTAATTATGTTGGTGTTATCGAAGTTAATTTATTGCCAAATGTTGGACGGACCAGCGGCGCGGTggcgcggcggcgcggcgtcGCCCCGGGGCCGCGGCGCGTATTCTCCAAGATCTGCTCCTCTAAGGTTATGAATGTTATTTGTTACTAATGTGTAgaatatgaaatattgtaaataattttaacattaagatACTTGTAGCAGGTGttattacacaaaatataattttgtgaaaaaagtGTGCAGTTTTCTTAATCCTAATcgtttgttatttcatttataccagattttttataaaaaagcgGAGAGGAAAGAAACTTAAAAACAAcagatatttcattaaaagtttaatagcttaaatattaataaatacttttcatatatcaataatatttacaaaacataaaaacaataacaaaatgaatATCACATTGATGAGAACTTCAGTTTTACTAGCAAAAAAAATACGGTGTATTACGACAACACATAagctcataaaataaaactgaaataagcGGGAATCTAGGAATATTAATGTGAAATTCCACTACTGTGGTAAAACTGcactttcattaaaacatttctaaagTTTGAGAACACTGGAACTGCAGGTTAAGCATGAACAGTATGATAATTTACACCTAGGATTATAAATCTTTGTCACAAACTCTTTTctgttaattcaattttactgTTTGGCGAAtcatttaaatcattaaactatgttttgtttaatagttTTGCTAGTTACCCCAAATAATTAAGCTAATTTGGGTACAATTTGAAGTTTACAATATAAAGTTCCAACAAGCATAGTTCTATGAACCATCTGACAATAAGATGCCTATGAGATGGGTGTAAATCAGCTTTGAACCCGTACAAAAGTTCAAGTCACATTGACTTGATCCGTAGAGCTGTAGCTCAATAACTAAATTGGCAACTCATCACAATGTACTTGAACTATATGCTAACCGATGAGCCGCAAGCTGCCTAGTGAGTCACAGTTCTCAGCTCAAAATGCAAATCAACCTGCAGGATCAACGTGAGCTGAGCTGCGAGCCTGTTCACTGATCTAATTGAGACATGTGAACCGTGACCTGATCTGCAGATCAATTTTAGAGTTATCCATGACTAATTCCTATTGCCAGTTAGATTTTCGGTATAGAGAgcccttttttattattttccttttatacaaaacaaaaggaTTTCAACTGGAAGTTATTATACAATAGTTAAAAAGTTGGTTATATACATAACATTTATTGATGATGCAAACTTTCTATATCCTATAAGGtacaattaacaattatttggTAGAAGATGGCAagcattgaattatttattaataattttttataatttttttttacttgtacattttaaataaatataatttaaaaccaaacTATGTACAATATCAAATTGAGTTCACATACTttcatttacatataaatactattgacattttttatgCCAAtagtcaatataaaatataaaattcaatataaatccaatataaaattctcgtgtcacagttttcgttcccgtactcctccgaaacggcttgaccgattctcatgaaattttgtgagcatattcagtaggtctgagaatcggccaacatctatttttcattttttttaactgcgcgcggacagagtcgcaggcgacagctagtcgttttataatttttccatGGATTAGATTGGTTTTAAAGTCAGATTGGCCATCAGTGCCATCTGAAATGTTCTAGAATGACGCATAGATATCATCCTATAGTCAGTGTGACTCTAAAACCAACCTTTTAAAACAAgggtaaataatataaaagacttactgtgggtttccgagaccaaaacatatgtttaaaatctgttatcactgttttatcaaagatattgacagggatgatatgttttatacagagattttggtctcaaaaacccacggttaagtacatttatttaaattattaaaaatactaattggtttttttgtttacgtaatctcgccattatatgtaaaatatttacgatttcaagatgtttttatgttattactttggttaagataatttatagtttatacAACAATAAAGATAAAGAACTGTAAGTGTTattgtgaaataatatttttgatgtttttacaaataatcgtaattgtattttaatactagaaaataaataaacaaataataactgTTCTGGAGgtaatttaaagaattgtttatatacattttgcAACTGGATTTGGTTCATCTTGAAACTGGCTATTCCCAATTATtctattcatttatatacacatactttacctatattataatattagcaacaAAATACCAACAACTTTTACAGCACAAccattatatgttttttttaaatttgcacaTAAATTGGAACAGGCACTGGATCTACTGGTCTTCTGTCCAGATGGACCTTGTTTCTCAACAGTCGGAGACTGTTCTCTGTCACTTTAGTGCAGCCACGGATCAAAAGGCCCTCTAGCTTGGGACAGTGTAGTGCAAGTGCTCTGGAATTatgtaattgttataattaattaatcatcatcagctcactacacATCCTCACAGAGGAGCTCTgagcctaccctaacttagtggtgactaggccatagtcaaccacgctggtcaaGGGCGGTTGGTTCACTtcaaacatttctttaaattcatcaccgtaagaatgtccgataaatttacatatgtaaatcgatactcaaaaaaatacattggtacatggctgGATTCAAATACAGGACCTGcaaattgcaagtcaagtgcttaacccctgagccaccaacgctcttgaataaattaatatgtactattaaataaaatataaaggatAGGCTTCCCCCAAAActccaaaaataaaatcttttataattaccTCACTCCTTTATCAGTTATTTCACAACAACCTCCTAAATTTAGAAGCTTCAGTGACTTACTGTATTTTGATATAGTATACAGGCATTTGTCAGTCACCTGCTTGTTGCCTTCTAAGTTCAGAGTCTTTATTTGTCGGAACttctttatgaaaattaaaatgcaactCTCTGATATAGCAACACAAAATGCCAAGTCAACATCCTCTAGCTTACTCTGATGGAGAGCCAGTGCTTCGATAGCTCCCGTAGTCAACCACGAACATCGCGCAAGTTTCAGTATCCGTAAGTTGTTGCAATGGAGGATAACAGGCTGCAAACATTTTGCAGACAAATTCTTGCACTGACTTAGATTCAGACTTTCTATATTGTGGTTTTTACGTAACATCGGGATCAATTCATTGTCGCTTATCGAGTGACATCGActcaaattcaataaatttaagtgtGTACAAGTGGTTGCAAATACCTGAAAATGTACCGAAAtgttatagttttatatattatagatattgtatttaatataattttctaattaatgCTTACATTGAATGTGTGCGGGGAGAAGCCTTTATTCATTAGTTTTAATGATTTCAATTTAGCAAAATACATATCTATTATTTGAAGACAAGTTCGAGAAACACaacgaaaattaaaacattcacGTATAGTCAAAAATGGTATTACTTTGGCAACTAATATATCTTCCCAGTACAAATCAAATATATGAGTATTTCTTTTCATATTCATTGCATTTCATTTCCAtgaaaatctataaatattttcttttatatcccCATTTGACATAAACGtcaatattgttttgatttattattttgacattgatAGAACGTTTTGAAACACCATAGATGAACTAAAAGCTATGTTatgaatacaatttttaaaataaatgctttaaaactaaactaaaaccTCCACAATTGTAATTTAAGATATGTATAGtaagtattataatttgtttgttagcTTTGAATAGTGTCCGAAACAACTGAACCgaattgaaaaattctttctctGTTGGGTATCTATTATtactatactagctgtcgtctgcGTCTCTGTCgtctctgtccgcgcggattaaaaaaaagtagcttatgtgtttttccaggctatgttctatacatcgagatccgttgaaccgttctgcagataacttttaataaatatgcatccatccatccatagctagtttttttataaaaacattttctccTCATGTAACTAATTTTCCATGACATATTATGCGGAGAGATGATGATCtcgaaacaaaaaagtaatgagaatAAATGTAGATGGCTACACAAATAGAGGAAGAccgatgaaaatattaatgtgttGTGTGAAAGTAGATATGCGTAAGTATGGAGTGAATGAcgactgatagagatgtatggaagagtagttCATACTGTGCTGACCCACGTTAAGGAAAAAAGACAGGTTGATGACAGGCTAATTTTCCACTAGTTACGCGACACCACAAATGcttcaaactttttatttcatattaatttacataacataTGTCTTTACTCTTTATCGTGAATTCCTTgattaaatgatataaaatatataatataactaaaaatatacacGAAAATTATCCAAAAGGCTTCTTAGTAAATGGATTTCGAATTGCGGTTTAAGTGGGAACTTGAAGGCCCTTCCGGATGTTACTTATCCTAAATGGCTACTTTAGTATAAAGATGATGGAGTTCGCTGGTTAATTTAAGCTTTTCACTTTTAAAGTAAAGCAATATCGtaactgaataaattaaaatcttaaggaaaattaaaaatatgttacggCGCAAATTCCTGCTAACTTTTCTCCATATgcgttttgattatttacacaattgttttatttttttaaacaagctCTGAATTAGGGTACGCGAGTATACAAGTTTGTATTAAt contains the following coding sequences:
- the LOC106713188 gene encoding F-box/LRR-repeat protein 15 translates to MNMKRNTHIFDLYWEDILVAKVIPFLTIRECFNFRCVSRTCLQIIDMYFAKLKSLKLMNKGFSPHTFNVFATTCTHLNLLNLSRCHSISDNELIPMLRKNHNIESLNLSQCKNLSAKCLQPVILHCNNLRILKLARCSWLTTGAIEALALHQSKLEDVDLAFCVAISESCILIFIKKFRQIKTLNLEGNKQVTDKCLYTISKYSKSLKLLNLGGCCEITDKGVRALALHCPKLEGLLIRGCTKVTENSLRLLRNKVHLDRRPVDPVPVPIYVQI